The segment TAAACGAATGATACACATTTTCTCTCTCCTAACCGCATTTCCCTCCATTTTAGCTTTTTGGTATTCCACCATTGACCTTGATTTGCTTTCCACCGCATGCTATAAATGGCTGCTCATCTAAATTAGGTCCCATTTTTTTACAAGGATAATAAATTGCTTCACCTGCATTGCTAAACTTGGCCAAAATCGCTTTGCTTTAATTTCTTTGTGGCTCTTGTCCACCGTTAAAGCTATTGTTAAACTAACAAAAGACTGATCGGTTCTTGCTAACAACACCGGACCATAGATTCATAAACACCCCTCTCTACCAGCAAAGCAAAGAACCAAaccagaatatatatataatgcaaaTAGGATGAAAAAAATGTTAATGGGAAAAAATATTGATAATATTCAAACTCGATTGCTCGGAATTTAATCCATTTAGTTTTAATCCAAGAAATAACTACACATACTGCCTTCTTTCAGGTACATTCATGCATTTACCTACCGAATAACTTATTATTGCTAAACTAATATGCTCAAGGAACAAGTTGATTCAATGTCAGCAAGAGCAAATGAAAACTAGGAGATGATTCCCTTATTTCGAATCTGAACTTGAGCTTTTATTCAAAGATCAAGAGAGAAAGGAAAGCCCGTGGCGCTTAACCAATTAGCTCCCCCAATAAAATTCCGAGCAGTATAGGTTTGTGCCTCCGATATGTTGGTGATCACGCTATAACCCTTCCATGTAACCCTGCTTGACGTGTTAGCTCCAGGGCCAGTATTCTGATATTCCCGATACGTCAAAGTGTCGAGTGCGAAATCTTTGTCCCATGGGAACCAACCAGCAGGATGAATAATATCACTTATAACAGATTGCATGATAACAGTCCTCGAATGTGTCTTCCATGGTCTCCCTAAATAAGTTTCAAAATCGGATTTAACGGCTTCTAAATCCGAGGTTGCACCGATCCTACATTTCTGAATCACAATCCCAGTGTTCTCGTTTGGGTCACTACGGCCTTGTGCGGTGACCATGTTCCTTTGGTTTGGATTGGGTCGACGAGCATGAATGTCGCAGTCTTGCAACACTGCTGCTGCATTTCCGAATATGAAGTCCACGCTGCCTGCTACAAGGCATTGTGAATAGAATTGGCGAAGGCTGTGGACATAGAGAGTGTCCTGGTATGCTAAAATGCCACACCTGTAGAATGCTGATAAATCAGAGCCCACACGCAGTGCCACTGCTTGGTGCTTCGATGGTCCAGCCGTGTTCTGAAATGTTATATCCCTGGCCAAGAACCCGTCCCCTACCGCAGCTGCAATATTGTAtagaaatttgtaaaattttccaaATCTGAAAGGGCAGTTAGATAGGCATTCCAGACCCCATACGACATGATTCACAATTTAATGTCTGACAGATACAAGTGATGGCACTGCAGCCACATTGTTTGAGATCTAAATTAGGTCCCATTTTAATTAAAGTTTCATTATTTCAAGGGCCAGGGCTCTTCGTGTTTTGggctttattttatttcatttaccaTTAAAAATAGTTCATTTTTGACCATGCTCAACAATCTATTCCCCTTGTCCTTTGGAAATTAACAAATTGCAGTCTTCAATAATATGGCATGGAAACCCCaaaaactaatttaaaattaaatggcATGTTCGACTTCATTatcattcaaaatttcaagcagATTACTAACCAACAGTGGCAGAGTGGAAAGTGGTGCTGCCATCGACAACATTTCTGCTAGCTGTGATGATGGTGTTGACCCTCCCATCTCCCACAAACATGAGATTGGTTTTCTTACTTGGAACATCCACGTTTTCCCTATAAACTCCAGCTTTAATCTTAATAATGTACCTCGTGGTGCTTCTCTCCGGTGCAGCCGCCACCGCCTCAGACACCGTGAGGAAGTCTCCACTACCATCAGCGGCCACTGTTACATTAGGAATCACTGTTGTAGCCTGTAACAGTCTCCTATCTCCCTCCGACAGCCATTTAGGCCATTCTGTTTGGTCTTGCTCCTCAAGTTGCCTCCCAGATGATGGATGATAACCTTGGCTTGCCATGTCTGTGTCCGTCAAGTTCTTGATCATTGCCAGGGCATTACTACACATATGAAAAACATGCATCTGCCCGTCAAGCAACGCTTGCCTCACCTTTAAAACCAACAAGACAATGATTAATTCAATCAAAACAGTAACATATCAGAAACACAAATAATGTTAGTTAAACTAGTATGATTGAgtagtaaaaagaaaaaaaacctttTTATCAGCTTTATCGTGAGAAAACCCATCAAGGCAAGTTTCTTGGTTGGTCATTGCAGCACTAAGAAGACTCTTAAGGTCATCAGCATGTTGGGAAATTGACTTGTTAAAGCTTGGATAGTCACTGAGATCATGTTCAGCTACGAATAGCTCATCCAAAGTCTCATCCACTAGTTCAAGACAATCGTTAAGGGCAGCCTTTTCGCGCTCCGTGAGGCTCTTCCTTCGGGTACTAATGAGCTTTTTGATGGACAAATAGTTACTCTGAACAGCAGTCACCGTCAAGTTCAACGACAATTCAATCACATCCTTGGGGTTCTTGACCTTGGTCTCAGCATCTGGTGCTGAAGAGATTGTTGAGTAGCATAACTCTGGGTACAACGTGGAGCTACATGAAGATTTGATGATGGAGTGAGCTGCTACAGTATTACTGGATTTCTTTTTGGAAATGGAGACGGTGGTGGCAATGGTGACTATGGCAGTTACAAGAAGGATTGACGCAAAGAGAGCCAAGAAAAGCTTTTTCTTGCGCTCACCGGAGAAAGCCATTTCAATGGCAGCCAAGCCAATTAGTAGAAGAGAAGGGGATAAAGGCTTATTATTTCAGTACTTTGTAGTAGCTGTAGTGCTATTAAAAATGGCCACAACATTTATAGTAAGAGTAAGATGTCTCGATCCAACAACAGTGGCAGAAGAAGATTAgggtattctattttattttatcgaCAATTAAATGCCTTTGTCTCTTGTCTtactattataatttattatgcCTATATTTAAACATTTAAGAGGTTTTAAAAAGGTTGCACTGAACATGACATTGCTATATTTATATCTTAAATACCTTTCATTTTATTGTTTCGTATCTTTTGGGTTTATAAACTATTAATGAAGTTTtcctaaaaatatattaataattatattttaaaacaaaatttgaacATTAATTAATTGTTTAGGTTTAGTTTAATCACTGCTTTTAAAAAGTGATtgaaaaattatttcaaaaatttttttaaaattttagtttaagattttaagtttttaatattgatattaaaagtgtttcttaaaaataaaattttcagttta is part of the Gossypium arboreum isolate Shixiya-1 chromosome 5, ASM2569848v2, whole genome shotgun sequence genome and harbors:
- the LOC108458180 gene encoding pectinesterase-like: MAFSGERKKKLFLALFASILLVTAIVTIATTVSISKKKSSNTVAAHSIIKSSCSSTLYPELCYSTISSAPDAETKVKNPKDVIELSLNLTVTAVQSNYLSIKKLISTRRKSLTEREKAALNDCLELVDETLDELFVAEHDLSDYPSFNKSISQHADDLKSLLSAAMTNQETCLDGFSHDKADKKVRQALLDGQMHVFHMCSNALAMIKNLTDTDMASQGYHPSSGRQLEEQDQTEWPKWLSEGDRRLLQATTVIPNVTVAADGSGDFLTVSEAVAAAPERSTTRYIIKIKAGVYRENVDVPSKKTNLMFVGDGRVNTIITASRNVVDGSTTFHSATVAAVGDGFLARDITFQNTAGPSKHQAVALRVGSDLSAFYRCGILAYQDTLYVHSLRQFYSQCLVAGSVDFIFGNAAAVLQDCDIHARRPNPNQRNMVTAQGRSDPNENTGIVIQKCRIGATSDLEAVKSDFETYLGRPWKTHSRTVIMQSVISDIIHPAGWFPWDKDFALDTLTYREYQNTGPGANTSSRVTWKGYSVITNISEAQTYTARNFIGGANWLSATGFPFSLDL